A stretch of Lathyrus oleraceus cultivar Zhongwan6 chromosome 6, CAAS_Psat_ZW6_1.0, whole genome shotgun sequence DNA encodes these proteins:
- the LOC127095129 gene encoding uncharacterized protein LOC127095129: MSSLGTSKGILEIAKFGVYVTVPIVLMYVYANNTDNTLHKFIRKKT; this comes from the exons ATGTCATCACTGGGAACTTCAAAGGGGATTCTAGAGATCGCCAAGTTTGGGGTTTACGTTACTGTACCCATCGTTCTTATGTACGTTTATGCTAACAATACTGACAACACCCTCCACAAGTTCATCAGAAAA AAAACTTAG